TTCTTGAAAACACTTTATTGAGTCAATGAGGCCCACCATGGTTGCCAATCCAAAATATATTTTTATGCCCCGAAACGTACATGCCTTTCTTTCCCCTGAGATGGTTGATTTGTCGAATATTTACCAACCGGACATCAACATTTGTTTGGTTGAGCGAAACGTCGATAGTACCCTGGAGGCCTTTGTTAACAGACTTTTATTGACTAAAAAAGAAGTCAGTGTTGTGGAGAATTTAGAACCTGCAACATTTGATTTTTTTAAGCTGATTCCCCATGCCGGGGATTTGCCGGGTTATCGTACGTTTTGTCGAGACGTTGCGCGACTGGCGATAATATTTAGTGACTTATTTGATTTAAAACGGGTTGGTTTACGTTTACGAACTATGGATCATCCAATGTGTCCACGCTTTCATGTGGATTCGGTTACTTGTCGGCTGGTTTGCACCTATGGCGGTGTGGGTACCGAATGGCTGGAAAGCGCTTATGTTGATCGCAGTAAATTAGGTAAAAGATCTGCCGGATTTACAGACGAGCAATCAGGACTTATTTTAGATCCTAATGCCCTTTATATCATGCCTGCCTATGCAGTGGGATTATTAGACATCTTTCCTAAATAATTGACATAGAATTTGGCTTTGATAGGGTTAAAATAGCGATCTACCTCTGAAAACACGGATAGCCATGACTCCTTATGCCCAATTGCCAAGACACAAGCCTGAAGAATTTTTAAGGACTGTCGGCCTGTCACCAGAAGATTTTCTGCATCTTCACGGTAAGCTGGTGACTTACCTGGACGAACAAAAAGTCCTTAATCCACTGACTAGACGGGGACGAAAAGACTCCAAGATGGCTTTGGAAGACCGCTTGTTACTGACACTCTATTATCTTCGTCACTATCCGACGTTGATAAATCTGGCTGCGGTCTTCGACATCAGCGAATCGTATTGCCATAAAATCTATACTCGCACTGTAAGACTATTGATCAAAATCGAAAAACTGCCCAACCGCAAAGCACTGTTGGAAGATCCCGCAGCTACCGTGGTCATTGATGTTTCGGAGCAGCCTATCGAGCGCCCTGTTAAAAACCAGAAAGCGTACTTTTCAGGAAAAAAAACGCCACACGATCAAAGTCCAACTCGTGATCTGCCTATTGACGATGACTATACTCTCCGTAGTGATAGGTAAAGGTCAACAGCATGATTTTTCGATCTTCAAAGATAGCCGTCTATTGTTACATCCTGATGCCCTGTTGTTGGCGGATTCCGGATACCAAGGGATAAAGAAACACCATCAGAACTCGACTCTACCGGTTAAAAAGAAAAAAGGCCAACCGCTTTCGGCAGAAGACAAAGCCGATAATAAGGCACTATCAAAACAGCGTATTTTTATTGAGCATGTTAATCGCCGATGCAAAATTTTCAGGATTGCCAAAGATGTTTATCGGGGCAAACACAAGCATTACTCCTTGACATGGAATTTAGTGGCTGCTCTTGTTAACTTACGCTATGGCTGTATTTAGGAAAGATGTCTATTGAAAGGCAGTGCTTGGGAAGGTAATGAACAGCACGGCGCAGTCCACCGTTCGCCGCAGGTTAGTCAGGAATTGCCACGCCGGTTATTGTTAACGCTTGATTTTGGCTAGAAAACTCACGCGCGATGCGCACCAAATAATTTCTTATCACTTACAGGATTTTTAATGTTTGATCATAACCGCTCTACACCAGTCCCCGTCACGATTTTAACAGGTTTTTTAGGTGCAGGAAAAACGACTCTTCTAAATCGTATTCTGTCTGAGGAGCATAGTCACCGTATTGCCGTTATTGAAAATGAATTTGGCGAAGCCGGTATTGATAATGACTTGCTTATTCAGGGTAAGGAGCAAATCGTTGAAATGAACAATGGCTGTATTTGCTGCACTGTGCGCGGCGATTTGGTACGTATTTTGGGCGAGTTGGCCGAGAAACGTGATCAAGGCTTACTGCATTTTGAGCGGGTCATTATAGAAACGACAGGCTTGGCAGATCCTGCTCCAGTTGCGCAAACGTTTTTTGTTGAAGAAGAGATTAATGCATATTATTTGCTGGATGCGATTATTACTGTCGTAGATGCCAAGCATGCCCTTAAACAACTTGACGACAATCATGAGGCAGAAGAACAGGTTGGCTTTGCTGATCGATTATTGATATCCAAGACCGACTTGATAACACCGACAGAAGTCATTGAGTTGGAAACAAGATTACGTGCAATCAATGCCAGAGCACCTATCGCGCAGGTTCATTTTGGTAAAACCGATATTAGTGAAATTCTTGATATACGTGGCTTTAATCTTAATGCCATTTTAGATATTGAACCCGATTTTCTGGACGATGTCAGCCATGAGCATGATGCGGGTATATCATCGTTTGTGTACCGTACCGACAAGCCCTTGGACGCTGTTAAGTATATGGCCTTTATGGATATTATGATGCGTAAATATGGCAACGATTTATTGCGTTATAAGGGCATCATACATATTGCCGGTTGTGAAAAAAAGCTGATATGCCAAGGTGTACACATGCTTATGACAGAAGATCTTGGGACTGCTTGGCCAAAGAATGAAGCACGCGAGTCGGTGCTGGTATTTATTGGTCGTAATTTGCCCAAGCAAGAAATACATGACGCTTTAGATAGCTGTAGAATTATTTAAAATGTTAACACGCTTAAAAGGCGGGCAGCTATTCGATCCCGCACAAGGTTTAAATGGCACCGTTCAAGATCTGTATTATCGTGATGGCGTGCTTATTGCAATGCCCGATTTGGGAGCTGTGATTGACGTGGACTATGATGTCTCCGGTAAAGTCGTTATGGCCGGAGCAATTGATATTCATAGTCACATTGCTGGCGGCAATGTTAATACGGCACGCTTGTTACTGCCCGAACAACACCGAAATAGTATGGCTCGCAAGCTTGGACACGCGTTCAGTACCGCGCGTTGGTCAACTACGGAAACCGGTTATCGCTATGCAAAAATGGGTTATACCACGGTCGTTGAACCGGCTGTACTACCCGCTAATGCCTTGGATGCACATTTACAAATGGCTGATATTCCCATAATTGATACTGCAGGCCTTGCGATACTCGGCAACGATGATTTTTTATTGCGACTGTTACGTGCCAAAGCCTCTCAAAACCAGATTAACGATTATGTTGCCTGGACATTACAGGCTACATGCTGTCTGGGTCTAAAAGTTATTAACGCCGGTGGCGCCAATGCTTTTAAATCGAATATGCGCAGTTTTGATCTGGATGATATAGTGCCGGATTACGGTGTCAGTTCGCGGCACATTTTGCAAACGCTGCAACGTGCCGCCTGCGATATACAGTTGCCACATCCGGTACATGTGCATTGTAATAATTTAGGGATTGCCGGTAATGTCGATACTGCGATAGCCACCATGGAAGCAGCACAGGGTTTGCCCATGCACTTGGCGCATATTCAATTTTATGGCTATGGGGCGGAAGGGGCACGAGGTTTTTCATCAGCAGCGGCAAAATTAATTGATGGCTTTAACAAGCATCTTAATATCACTATGGATGTCGGCCAGATTTTGTTTGGCCAGACAGTGACTATTTCGGGTGATGTCATTGCCCAATATAGTCGACGTAATAACGCTACACCCAATAAATGGGTTATGTGGGATGCTGAAGGTGAGGGTAGTGGCGGCGTAGTACCTTATCGTTACAAGGAAAAAAGTTTTATTAATAGTCTGCAATGGCTGATTGGTTTGGAAGTTTTTTTGTTGGCCGAAGATCCCTGGCGTTTGTTCTTTACTACCGATCATCCCAACGGCGGGCCGTTTACGCGTTATCCACATTTAATCAGATTATTGATGGATTATGATTTTCGTCTTGAATGTATGGCCGGGTTAAATCAGGAAGCGGTTGCCATGAGCTTGCTAAAAGACTTGAAAAAAGAATTTACCCTCTATGAAATAGCTATTATGACCCGCACCGCAGCGGCACGTATGTTGGGATTACATGATCGTGGGCATTTAATGCCGGGTGGTATTGCTGATATTGCCGTATATTCTTTTAAAGATAATAAGGAAGAGATGTTTAGTGCTGCTGATCTGGTCTTTAACAATGGGGAATTAGTGGTGAAAAATGGCATAGTACAGACACCGCGTAACGGTACCACACAAACCATACAGGTGCCTTTTGATGCTAAAATCAAACGTGATATACAAGCTTACTACGATCGATTTTATAATCTGAGTCTGGATAATTTTAAGGTGGATGCCATTAGTTTCAGACAAACTGATAGCGAGCGTTTTGTCAGGCATAATGCCGGAGAACCTTATTTTGCAGGTCAGGCATCTCCAAAATGATGTTCTCTAAATACCTTTAATCGCTCAATATCATGAATCATTACAACTTATCTTCATCCGTTAAAGCGCTTGAACGGATCCCCGTGTTTATTATCAGCGGCTTTCTGGGTAGCGGTAAAACTACGCTACTTAATCAGTTGCTAACTCATGTACCGAGGTCTGCGGTTATTATTAATGAGTTTGGCGCTACCCCGATTGACCAACAATTACTGCGGGAGCATAAAATACCATTGTCGACGTTGGCAGGTGGCTGTTTATGCTGCCAGGTTAAAGGCTCGTTAACGCCGCTGCTTAAAAATCTGCGCATGGCCTGGGATTCCGGGAATACACCTTTCGATCGGGTGATCATTGAAACCAGCGGTGTTGCCAATCCGGAACCGATTCTGGATATTTTGTTAAGAGAGCGTTGGCTGTCCAAGCGCTATAGTTTGCAGGGCGTTATTAGTACCGTTTCAGCGATCATGGCTGAAGAGCATTTTGACTACTTTCCTGAAGCACGAGCGCAGCTTGCCTGGGCAGATACCGTGGTAATGACCCAAACAGACTTGGCAAACGCTCAACAAATTGAACGAATAAGCACGCGACTTGATCAGTTGGCTCCTGCGGCGAACCGACTGGTTGTTGTTCAAGGCGATATTGCCCCTGACGTGTTACTTGATTTTCCAAAAAAATTCAGACAACTGCGAAATTATAAATTATCTGATTTACCTGATCATGGCTTTAGCACTCTCTCTTTACAACTTGAACATCCGCTACCGTGGGAACGCGTACAAAAAGTATTGGACGACTTGATTACTCACTATCCCAGTCAGTTGGTGCGTGTTAAAGGCCTGATTTATACGCCGGAACAAAAAGAACCTTTGCTGGTACAAGCAACTTCGGGAAAAATTTATCCTCCCGCGAGACTGCCGATAAGAGCTTCTGATGACGGGATTGGCAGACTGGTTATTATTACTCGGGGCGAAGTCAGCGGTTTGGCAGAAGTGCTGATGGCAAAGTTACAGAGTATTTAAATAACTATCACTGTTCAGAAAACAGGCGTCTGTAAAGAATAGACGATCTATTAAATAAAAGATTATTAATCTCTAAAAAATACAGGTATAGCTACAAATTATATTTATTTTAAATATAATGAGTTAAAAGTAAATCTTATTACCTGCCTGTTGGTGATGTTTGGAGAGAGAGGATAATTAAATATGGAACCGAGATCGTCAAGTCAGGAGCTTCATCATGAGATTTTTGGTTCAATTCTGGATCGAGCCGAGATGACGCCCTATTTATTATTATCGGCTGATAATTATCAGACGGCGCTCAGGCAGGCGACCAAAATGATGAATAATCGCGGGTTTGATATTATTGGTAATGGTGAGCTTCAGGAAAGTGAGCAGAAGAGAGCCAAAGTTTATATTAACCGAACTTATAACTATTTTTTTAACTGGATGTTTGCTTTTGTCAAGCCGCAACTTGAAGGCCTTTTTGCCCTGGATTCCATCAACGCCGAACTCTACCGGGGCTGCCTACAAGCGATTGAGCAGGTAGAAGCTGTCCTTAATAATAAAGGCTTTCAGGACATAGTTCATGACGATCCGCGACACCTCTTTTTGCTGGCTTCTTCAAGAAAATATCCAGCGGTGTTTCATGGTTATCAGGGGGAAAACCGGGATGTTTCTCTGGAATGGCAGCAAACAGCCTGTTCCTTGTTAAAGATGGGTTACCTGATCAAGTCTATTGAAGAAGAAAGTCAGGATATTAATGATTATGCGCAATTAGGCTTTTTTCTGGAAACAGAACATCAAAGTCTTGATGATCTTTTTAATTATGACTGGGAAAATCCAAAGCATATTCCTGCCAGCGAATCGGCGCAAAATGCCTTTGTGAAAATATCCTCATTTTTTCATAAGCTAAAAGAATCTATAACGGTTGATGATGAACAAAACAGCTTTGTTTTTGATAGCGGTGATGGTGTTCGGGTTAATATCACTGAAATTAAAGCCAGATTAAAAAGTCCGGAAAGTATGGTGACCAAATTAGGTAAAGATTTGGAGGGAGAAGCTTATGATATCAGGGATATTCTGGCGATTACTTTTATACTGAAGGACAAGGATGATACGCTGAAACTGTTTCATGCCTTGCAAAAAAAAGGAGTCATTCTTCAGGAAAATACCAATTCTCAATCGATAACCCAAACACTGTTCGATGATCCGAAAAGCATGATAGAAGCGGTGCGACGATTAATGATTAGTCTTTCAAAAAGTGCGGGTTATGAAGAAAGTTCTACAGAACAGGATTTGCTCGCCAATGCAAAAACATTTTATGAGGCGCTGAGTATGAATGCAAAAAAAAACCAGCATTCCTCTTTAGGCCACCGGAAATTTCAATGCAAGATCAGTTTTTCATTACCGATCCATAGGGAAGCCGAAACTCATAAGATCATGATCCCCGGGACACCGATATATGCCCGAAGAAATCAGATTAATAAACAAACCCAGGAACATACTTT
Above is a window of Methylobacter sp. S3L5C DNA encoding:
- a CDS encoding DUF1826 domain-containing protein, with translation MVANPKYIFMPRNVHAFLSPEMVDLSNIYQPDINICLVERNVDSTLEAFVNRLLLTKKEVSVVENLEPATFDFFKLIPHAGDLPGYRTFCRDVARLAIIFSDLFDLKRVGLRLRTMDHPMCPRFHVDSVTCRLVCTYGGVGTEWLESAYVDRSKLGKRSAGFTDEQSGLILDPNALYIMPAYAVGLLDIFPK
- a CDS encoding transposase family protein; translated protein: MTPYAQLPRHKPEEFLRTVGLSPEDFLHLHGKLVTYLDEQKVLNPLTRRGRKDSKMALEDRLLLTLYYLRHYPTLINLAAVFDISESYCHKIYTRTVRLLIKIEKLPNRKALLEDPAATVVIDVSEQPIERPVKNQKAYFSGKKTPHDQSPTRDLPIDDDYTLRSDR
- a CDS encoding transposase family protein, whose amino-acid sequence is MICLLTMTILSVVIGKGQQHDFSIFKDSRLLLHPDALLLADSGYQGIKKHHQNSTLPVKKKKGQPLSAEDKADNKALSKQRIFIEHVNRRCKIFRIAKDVYRGKHKHYSLTWNLVAALVNLRYGCI
- a CDS encoding DUF1826 domain-containing protein, translated to MKGSAWEGNEQHGAVHRSPQVSQELPRRLLLTLDFG
- a CDS encoding GTP-binding protein, translating into MFDHNRSTPVPVTILTGFLGAGKTTLLNRILSEEHSHRIAVIENEFGEAGIDNDLLIQGKEQIVEMNNGCICCTVRGDLVRILGELAEKRDQGLLHFERVIIETTGLADPAPVAQTFFVEEEINAYYLLDAIITVVDAKHALKQLDDNHEAEEQVGFADRLLISKTDLITPTEVIELETRLRAINARAPIAQVHFGKTDISEILDIRGFNLNAILDIEPDFLDDVSHEHDAGISSFVYRTDKPLDAVKYMAFMDIMMRKYGNDLLRYKGIIHIAGCEKKLICQGVHMLMTEDLGTAWPKNEARESVLVFIGRNLPKQEIHDALDSCRII
- a CDS encoding formylmethanofuran dehydrogenase subunit A — encoded protein: MLTRLKGGQLFDPAQGLNGTVQDLYYRDGVLIAMPDLGAVIDVDYDVSGKVVMAGAIDIHSHIAGGNVNTARLLLPEQHRNSMARKLGHAFSTARWSTTETGYRYAKMGYTTVVEPAVLPANALDAHLQMADIPIIDTAGLAILGNDDFLLRLLRAKASQNQINDYVAWTLQATCCLGLKVINAGGANAFKSNMRSFDLDDIVPDYGVSSRHILQTLQRAACDIQLPHPVHVHCNNLGIAGNVDTAIATMEAAQGLPMHLAHIQFYGYGAEGARGFSSAAAKLIDGFNKHLNITMDVGQILFGQTVTISGDVIAQYSRRNNATPNKWVMWDAEGEGSGGVVPYRYKEKSFINSLQWLIGLEVFLLAEDPWRLFFTTDHPNGGPFTRYPHLIRLLMDYDFRLECMAGLNQEAVAMSLLKDLKKEFTLYEIAIMTRTAAARMLGLHDRGHLMPGGIADIAVYSFKDNKEEMFSAADLVFNNGELVVKNGIVQTPRNGTTQTIQVPFDAKIKRDIQAYYDRFYNLSLDNFKVDAISFRQTDSERFVRHNAGEPYFAGQASPK
- a CDS encoding GTP-binding protein gives rise to the protein MNHYNLSSSVKALERIPVFIISGFLGSGKTTLLNQLLTHVPRSAVIINEFGATPIDQQLLREHKIPLSTLAGGCLCCQVKGSLTPLLKNLRMAWDSGNTPFDRVIIETSGVANPEPILDILLRERWLSKRYSLQGVISTVSAIMAEEHFDYFPEARAQLAWADTVVMTQTDLANAQQIERISTRLDQLAPAANRLVVVQGDIAPDVLLDFPKKFRQLRNYKLSDLPDHGFSTLSLQLEHPLPWERVQKVLDDLITHYPSQLVRVKGLIYTPEQKEPLLVQATSGKIYPPARLPIRASDDGIGRLVIITRGEVSGLAEVLMAKLQSI